One Cupriavidus oxalaticus genomic region harbors:
- a CDS encoding CaiB/BaiF CoA transferase family protein yields MTASDTTTGQPKVDATAPRGPLAGIRVLDLTAVVLGPVATQVLADYGAEVIKVEPPEGDLMRANGVSRTPGMSSTFMNINRNKSSVCIDLKTEEGKARLRELIGRCDVLVHNIRVKAIERLGFGYEAVAQINPGIVYCAATGFGEGGAFAGQPAFDDIIQGACGLAHLIGHESGVPDYPPTLLADKIAGLATANAILGAIVHKVRTGEGQYVEVPMFETMVAFTMTEHLGGHGFNPPIGDAGYARLLKGGRKPSPTKDGYIALLPYTEQHWKAFFHRFGRGEFIDQFNISSRIERNKNIQAIYAELRKITAQYTTREMMDVCREMDIPVAEMYSIHTIQTHPQVQSTSLFQTMTHPTEGDVVTTRPTALFSRTPASIYKPAPRLGEDTERILGPRSGT; encoded by the coding sequence ATGACTGCAAGCGACACGACGACCGGCCAGCCAAAGGTGGACGCCACCGCTCCCCGGGGTCCTCTTGCCGGCATCCGCGTGCTGGATCTGACCGCCGTGGTACTGGGCCCTGTCGCCACCCAGGTGCTGGCGGACTATGGCGCCGAGGTGATCAAGGTGGAGCCGCCCGAGGGCGACCTGATGCGCGCGAACGGCGTGAGCCGCACGCCCGGCATGAGCTCCACCTTCATGAACATCAACCGCAACAAGAGTTCGGTGTGCATCGATCTCAAGACGGAAGAAGGCAAGGCGCGGTTGCGAGAGCTGATCGGCCGCTGCGACGTGCTGGTGCACAACATCCGCGTCAAGGCGATCGAGCGGCTGGGCTTCGGCTACGAGGCGGTGGCGCAGATCAATCCGGGCATCGTCTACTGCGCCGCCACCGGCTTTGGCGAGGGCGGCGCGTTTGCCGGCCAGCCCGCTTTCGACGACATCATCCAGGGCGCCTGCGGCCTGGCCCATCTGATAGGGCACGAAAGCGGCGTCCCTGACTACCCGCCCACCCTGTTGGCCGACAAGATCGCGGGCCTGGCCACGGCCAACGCCATCCTTGGCGCGATCGTCCACAAGGTCCGCACCGGCGAAGGCCAGTACGTCGAAGTGCCGATGTTCGAGACGATGGTCGCCTTCACGATGACGGAGCACCTCGGCGGCCACGGCTTTAACCCGCCCATTGGCGACGCCGGCTATGCGCGCCTGCTCAAGGGCGGCCGCAAGCCCTCGCCCACCAAGGATGGGTACATCGCCCTGCTGCCCTACACGGAGCAGCACTGGAAGGCCTTCTTCCACCGCTTCGGCCGCGGCGAGTTCATCGACCAGTTCAACATCAGCAGCCGGATCGAGCGCAACAAGAACATCCAGGCCATCTATGCGGAACTGCGCAAGATCACGGCGCAGTACACCACCAGGGAGATGATGGATGTGTGCCGGGAGATGGATATCCCGGTCGCGGAAATGTATTCCATCCACACCATCCAGACCCATCCCCAGGTGCAAAGCACCAGCCTGTTCCAGACCATGACGCACCCTACCGAAGGGGACGTGGTTACAACCCGCCCGACAGCCCTTTTTTCCAGGACGCCTGCATCGATCTATAAGCCTGCTCCCCGTCTGGGCGAGGATACCGAGCGGATCCTGGGTCCGAGGTCGGGGACATGA
- a CDS encoding acyl-CoA dehydrogenase family protein: protein MTEARCMIRDAAREFTMKEVLPVANALDGPDAEIPMSLRDKMAEMGYFGITIPEEYGGLGLGIFEYCLICEQLSRGWMSVASIVARAQGGWIMKSMPEDMRREYLPRVVRGDFLNASALSEPDTGSDLASISCRAVLDGDEWVLTGNKYWCTFADGADYLIVFARTSAPPSPDKRWEGISCFMIEKQRGGFPPGMTGSPIPKIGYFGWKTFELALDGVRVPRRNLMGPEGKAFLLMAKGLEGARAHTAARAIGLAQGALEDAIAYSLERRQFGMPIAEYQAIRFKIATMATEIEAARQLLYFVCNEIDSGRRCDKEASMVKYFASEMAERVTSQALQIFGGAGYTTLFPVERYWRDARLTKIFEGTSEIQQRIIANSLLGKSEVEGMIASRAFGGQVRQSQEAA from the coding sequence ATGACGGAAGCGCGTTGCATGATCCGCGATGCGGCGCGCGAGTTCACGATGAAAGAGGTGCTGCCGGTTGCCAACGCGCTGGACGGCCCGGATGCGGAGATCCCGATGTCGCTGCGCGACAAGATGGCCGAGATGGGCTACTTCGGCATCACCATCCCGGAGGAATACGGCGGCCTGGGCCTCGGCATCTTCGAGTATTGCCTGATCTGCGAGCAGCTGTCGCGCGGCTGGATGTCGGTGGCGTCGATCGTGGCCCGTGCGCAGGGCGGCTGGATCATGAAGTCGATGCCGGAGGACATGCGGCGCGAATACCTGCCGCGCGTGGTGCGCGGCGACTTCCTCAATGCCAGCGCGTTGTCCGAGCCGGATACCGGCTCCGACCTGGCGTCGATTTCCTGCCGCGCCGTGCTGGATGGCGATGAATGGGTGCTGACCGGCAACAAGTACTGGTGCACCTTTGCCGACGGCGCCGACTACCTGATCGTGTTCGCGCGCACCTCGGCGCCGCCCTCGCCCGACAAGCGCTGGGAAGGCATTTCCTGCTTCATGATCGAGAAGCAGCGCGGCGGCTTCCCGCCGGGCATGACGGGTTCCCCGATTCCCAAGATCGGGTACTTCGGCTGGAAGACCTTCGAGCTGGCGCTCGACGGCGTGCGCGTGCCCAGGCGCAACCTGATGGGTCCGGAAGGCAAGGCCTTCCTGCTGATGGCCAAGGGGCTGGAAGGCGCCCGCGCGCATACCGCCGCACGTGCGATCGGCCTGGCGCAGGGCGCGCTGGAAGACGCGATCGCCTATTCGCTGGAGCGTCGCCAGTTCGGCATGCCGATCGCCGAGTACCAGGCGATCCGCTTCAAGATTGCGACCATGGCCACCGAGATCGAAGCCGCGCGGCAGTTGCTCTACTTCGTCTGCAACGAGATCGACAGCGGGCGCCGCTGCGACAAGGAGGCGTCGATGGTGAAGTACTTCGCCTCGGAGATGGCCGAGCGCGTGACCTCGCAGGCGCTGCAGATCTTCGGCGGCGCGGGCTACACCACGCTGTTTCCGGTGGAGCGCTACTGGCGCGACGCGCGCCTCACCAAGATCTTCGAAGGCACCTCCGAGATCCAGCAACGCATCATCGCCAACAGCCTGCTTGGCAAGTCCGAGGTCGAGGGCATGATCGCCAGCCGCGCATTCGGCGGGCAGGTCCGACA
- a CDS encoding HpcH/HpaI aldolase/citrate lyase family protein: MTMNQTAPRRSVLYVPATNTRAIEKARNLPCDAIVFDLEDAVAPAMKGQARDNLASAFAAQPFAAHETVIRVNALGTDEFDADLRAAVACGTDAILLPKVDTGADLERFAAAIGAIANGPAPRLWAMIETASAIHHLDGILQAGQRRQVQLDCLVVGTNDLAKETGVYPGDNRAYLLPWLMSVVLAAKRYGMDVLDGVWNDFGDRAGFDNEVLQSCRMGFDGKTLIHPSQVDPANAAFTPSDAATAEAQAIVAAFARPEHAAAGVIKLEGRMVERLHLAQATRLLARLDAIRARRERPGC; this comes from the coding sequence ATGACCATGAACCAGACCGCGCCCCGGCGCTCCGTGCTGTATGTGCCCGCGACCAATACCCGCGCCATCGAAAAGGCCCGCAACCTGCCCTGCGACGCCATCGTGTTCGACCTGGAAGACGCCGTGGCGCCGGCCATGAAAGGCCAGGCCAGGGACAACCTGGCCAGCGCCTTTGCCGCGCAGCCATTCGCGGCGCATGAAACGGTGATCCGGGTCAATGCCCTCGGAACGGACGAGTTCGATGCCGACCTGCGCGCCGCCGTGGCCTGCGGGACCGATGCGATCCTGCTGCCGAAAGTCGACACCGGCGCAGATCTGGAACGCTTTGCCGCGGCGATCGGCGCCATTGCCAATGGCCCTGCCCCCAGGCTGTGGGCCATGATCGAAACGGCATCCGCGATCCATCACCTCGACGGCATCCTGCAAGCCGGCCAGCGCCGGCAGGTGCAGCTCGACTGCCTGGTCGTCGGCACCAACGATCTTGCCAAAGAGACCGGCGTGTATCCGGGCGACAACCGTGCGTATCTGCTGCCGTGGCTGATGTCGGTGGTGCTGGCGGCAAAGCGCTACGGTATGGACGTGCTCGACGGTGTCTGGAATGACTTCGGCGACCGCGCCGGCTTCGACAACGAAGTGCTGCAGTCGTGCCGGATGGGCTTTGACGGCAAGACGCTGATCCACCCGTCGCAGGTCGATCCGGCCAACGCGGCGTTCACGCCATCGGATGCCGCCACCGCCGAGGCGCAGGCGATCGTCGCGGCCTTCGCGCGGCCGGAGCATGCCGCGGCGGGCGTGATCAAACTGGAGGGGCGCATGGTCGAGCGCCTGCACCTGGCGCAGGCCACGCGCCTGCTGGCCCGGCTCGATGCCATCCGTGCGCGCAGGGAACGGCCCGGCTGCTGA
- a CDS encoding acyl-CoA dehydrogenase family protein: MIEETVKRLLANEVSRELLTAVEAGEFAGVLWQTIADSGMTKILCREAHGGIEASWLEALSLFYQVGYTQAPVPLSQAVVGQYLASRSGLDLAADSVFALAAGAQARALAVTSNEAGTPATIDGTMKAVKWARHAHWLVIEAAGQLCLVAAKGAGVRIEPKADAASLPADTVVLDHAPVAHVLPPGIAGLNRPLEVFYAATTAAQLTGALEYALDLAVQYAKDRVQFGKPIGKYQAIQQQLAVLAGEVACSYAAATTALRDLPAMQQDSAPQAEFSAAVAKVTASDAVRTGASIAHQVHGAIGFTYEYALNFATRRLWAWRAEAGTSTEWAERLGQAFIEAGSDRFWPHLTARTLPSGDLPETPAGHHGRPMQAERTTTHV; this comes from the coding sequence ATGATTGAAGAAACCGTCAAGCGGCTGCTGGCCAACGAGGTGAGCCGCGAGCTGCTGACCGCTGTCGAGGCTGGCGAATTCGCCGGCGTGCTGTGGCAAACCATCGCCGACAGCGGCATGACCAAGATCCTCTGCCGCGAGGCGCACGGCGGCATCGAGGCCTCCTGGCTGGAAGCGTTGTCCCTGTTCTACCAGGTGGGCTATACCCAGGCGCCGGTGCCGCTGTCGCAGGCGGTGGTGGGGCAGTACCTGGCATCGCGCAGCGGGCTGGACCTGGCGGCCGACAGCGTATTTGCCCTGGCGGCGGGCGCACAGGCGCGGGCACTTGCAGTGACCAGTAACGAGGCGGGCACGCCCGCCACCATCGACGGCACGATGAAGGCCGTGAAGTGGGCGCGCCATGCTCATTGGCTGGTGATCGAGGCGGCAGGCCAGCTCTGCCTGGTGGCGGCGAAGGGGGCGGGCGTGCGCATAGAGCCGAAGGCCGATGCCGCATCGCTGCCCGCCGACACCGTGGTGCTCGACCATGCCCCCGTGGCCCACGTGCTGCCACCTGGCATTGCGGGGCTGAACCGGCCGCTGGAAGTCTTCTACGCCGCCACCACTGCCGCGCAGCTGACCGGCGCACTGGAGTACGCGCTGGACCTGGCCGTGCAGTATGCGAAGGACCGCGTGCAGTTCGGCAAGCCCATTGGAAAGTACCAGGCCATCCAGCAGCAGCTTGCCGTGCTGGCGGGCGAGGTGGCCTGCAGCTATGCGGCTGCGACCACGGCGCTGCGCGATCTGCCCGCCATGCAGCAGGACAGCGCGCCCCAGGCGGAATTCAGTGCCGCCGTCGCCAAGGTCACGGCCAGCGACGCGGTGCGCACGGGTGCCTCGATTGCGCACCAGGTGCATGGCGCCATTGGCTTCACCTACGAATACGCACTGAACTTTGCCACCCGGCGCCTGTGGGCCTGGCGTGCCGAGGCGGGTACCAGCACCGAATGGGCAGAGCGCCTCGGCCAGGCCTTTATCGAGGCAGGCTCGGACCGGTTCTGGCCGCACCTGACCGCGCGCACGCTGCCGTCCGGGGACCTCCCGGAAACGCCGGCCGGTCATCACGGCCGACCCATGCAAGCAGAAAGGACCACCACCCATGTCTGA
- a CDS encoding TetR/AcrR family transcriptional regulator, which yields MKQQTSRTQEQRREESVGRMVQAAIELISEKGLAGLTMNEVGTKAGYSRGLAHTHFGSKEKLLEECLEQLSREFNAQRKKDGSDTRGIHGIYSLVDAYTQRPENAVNSIRAMFFIVLDSSVADSPLHGFVHDYNEKNMAYVEYKLNEAKTLGQIRADVDVKSAAFILMSLLRGISVHRLNRASMDPAAVKAEILRMIGEWLL from the coding sequence ATGAAACAGCAAACCAGCCGCACCCAGGAGCAACGGCGCGAGGAGTCTGTCGGCCGTATGGTGCAGGCCGCTATCGAGCTGATTTCCGAGAAAGGCCTCGCGGGGCTGACGATGAATGAAGTCGGCACCAAGGCCGGCTATAGCCGCGGCCTGGCGCACACCCACTTCGGCTCCAAGGAAAAGCTGCTGGAGGAATGCCTGGAGCAGCTCTCGCGCGAATTCAATGCGCAGCGCAAGAAGGATGGCAGCGATACGCGCGGCATTCACGGCATCTATTCGCTGGTGGATGCCTACACCCAGCGCCCGGAAAACGCGGTCAACAGTATCCGTGCGATGTTTTTCATCGTGCTCGACTCGTCCGTGGCCGATTCGCCGCTGCATGGCTTTGTCCACGACTACAACGAAAAGAACATGGCCTACGTCGAGTACAAGCTCAACGAGGCGAAGACCCTTGGGCAGATCCGGGCGGACGTCGACGTAAAATCCGCGGCCTTCATCCTGATGAGCCTGCTACGCGGTATCTCCGTGCACCGCCTGAACCGCGCTTCCATGGACCCTGCGGCCGTGAAGGCGGAAATCCTGCGGATGATCGGGGAGTGGTTGCTGTAG
- a CDS encoding tripartite tricarboxylate transporter substrate binding protein, which translates to MQRRQFGATLLAGAATLGFPYIARAQGKVIRVIVPFTAGSGSDEGARFYAEQIGKALGRSIVVENKPGASGLIAVRTVLAEPADGNTILLGSNSLIAVNPVMVKNLGYDPFKDLVPLHGLAISAAAFVASNDSPYRSIADVVARYKATGKPISVGNYSEGYRLVGEWLAQETDIQTTPVPYKGGAPMVTDLVGNRLDIALNDITGIAPMEKAGKLRVLAITGGTRDKLLPNVPTMKEQGYADFESYVWSSFSMKAGTPADKLKELAAAITAAQRTEAAKAYQAKRAGTFLTKALADLGEFQRAEYLRFKRVAEKANIRPS; encoded by the coding sequence ATGCAACGGAGACAATTTGGCGCCACGCTGCTGGCGGGCGCGGCAACCCTGGGCTTCCCGTACATCGCGCGGGCGCAGGGCAAGGTGATTCGCGTCATCGTGCCGTTCACGGCGGGCAGCGGATCGGACGAGGGCGCGCGCTTTTACGCGGAGCAGATCGGCAAGGCGCTGGGACGCTCGATCGTGGTGGAGAACAAGCCGGGGGCCAGCGGCCTGATCGCCGTGCGCACCGTGCTGGCGGAGCCGGCGGATGGCAACACCATCCTGTTGGGCAGCAACTCGCTGATCGCGGTGAACCCGGTGATGGTGAAGAACCTGGGCTACGACCCGTTCAAGGACCTGGTGCCGCTGCACGGCCTGGCCATCTCCGCCGCTGCCTTTGTCGCCAGCAACGATTCTCCCTACCGCAGCATTGCCGATGTGGTGGCGCGCTACAAGGCCACGGGCAAGCCGATCTCGGTCGGCAATTACTCCGAAGGCTACCGCCTGGTGGGCGAGTGGCTGGCACAGGAAACGGATATCCAGACCACGCCCGTGCCCTACAAGGGCGGAGCTCCCATGGTGACCGACCTGGTCGGCAACCGGCTGGATATCGCGCTCAACGACATCACCGGCATCGCCCCCATGGAAAAGGCCGGGAAGCTTCGCGTGCTCGCCATCACGGGCGGGACGCGCGACAAGCTCTTGCCGAACGTCCCGACGATGAAGGAGCAGGGCTATGCCGACTTTGAATCCTACGTGTGGTCGTCCTTCTCCATGAAGGCGGGCACGCCGGCGGACAAGCTGAAGGAACTTGCTGCGGCCATTACCGCCGCACAGCGCACGGAGGCGGCAAAGGCATACCAGGCCAAGCGGGCCGGTACGTTCCTGACCAAGGCGCTTGCAGACCTGGGCGAATTCCAGCGCGCGGAATACCTGCGCTTCAAGCGTGTGGCGGAAAAGGCCAATATCCGGCCCAGCTGA
- a CDS encoding MaoC family dehydratase — MTSTHPATGRVPEIPADPVVARLKAEARLRARGNRYEDFEPGRRFDHHWGRTVTASDNTLFSVLTLHYNPQYTNEAVARANGHAGVPVNPLLVFNTVFGLSVEDLSEGGGPFLGVDELAYLRPVYPGETLYASSVVVSRRPASNRPGYGIVTWHTHGTNQQGDAVIEFKRTNLVRMRG, encoded by the coding sequence ATGACATCCACCCATCCCGCCACCGGGCGCGTCCCCGAGATCCCCGCCGATCCGGTCGTCGCCCGCCTGAAAGCAGAGGCCCGGCTGCGCGCCCGCGGCAACCGCTACGAGGATTTCGAGCCGGGCCGGCGCTTCGACCATCACTGGGGCCGTACCGTCACCGCGTCGGACAACACCCTGTTCTCGGTGCTGACGCTGCACTACAACCCGCAATACACCAACGAAGCGGTGGCGCGCGCCAACGGCCACGCGGGCGTGCCGGTCAATCCGCTGCTGGTGTTCAACACCGTGTTCGGCCTGTCGGTGGAAGACCTGTCGGAGGGCGGCGGTCCTTTTCTCGGGGTCGACGAGCTGGCCTATCTGCGGCCGGTCTACCCCGGCGAGACGCTCTATGCCAGTTCCGTCGTGGTGTCGCGCAGGCCGGCCAGCAACCGGCCTGGCTACGGCATCGTCACGTGGCACACGCATGGCACCAATCAGCAGGGCGATGCAGTCATCGAATTCAAGCGTACCAATCTGGTCAGGATGAGGGGATAA
- a CDS encoding enoyl-CoA hydratase/isomerase family protein, with protein MSETPNPAILTSRDGHVALIELNRPPHNFFDVEMIARIADELDRLQADKTCRAVLLQAGGSAFCAGADFSRRNGGEARSASRINPIYLEALRIFSFSKPIVAAIEGPAVGGGLGLALAADFRVSCAEARFSANFNRLGIHPGFALSYTLPALIGKQMAAWLLYTGARVDGARAKEMGLVDFIVPQAEVRTAAMALAREMAASSPRALQSTRQTLKADSLSHIRNAISRESAEQAAQFAGPDMAEGVKAMAERRLPVFED; from the coding sequence ATGTCTGAGACGCCGAACCCGGCCATCTTGACCAGCCGCGACGGCCATGTCGCGCTCATCGAGCTGAACCGCCCCCCGCACAATTTCTTCGATGTGGAGATGATTGCCCGCATTGCCGACGAGCTGGACCGGCTGCAGGCGGACAAGACCTGCCGCGCGGTGCTGCTGCAGGCGGGCGGCAGCGCGTTCTGCGCGGGAGCGGATTTTTCGCGGCGCAATGGCGGTGAGGCGCGCAGCGCCTCGCGCATCAACCCCATCTACCTGGAGGCGCTGCGCATCTTCAGTTTCAGCAAGCCGATCGTGGCCGCCATCGAGGGCCCGGCCGTCGGCGGCGGACTCGGCCTGGCGCTCGCGGCGGATTTCCGCGTGTCGTGCGCAGAGGCCCGGTTCTCGGCCAACTTCAACCGGCTCGGCATTCACCCCGGGTTTGCGCTCTCGTACACGCTGCCGGCGCTGATCGGCAAGCAGATGGCGGCGTGGCTGCTGTACACCGGCGCCCGCGTGGATGGCGCGCGCGCCAAAGAGATGGGACTGGTCGACTTCATCGTTCCCCAGGCGGAGGTGCGCACCGCTGCGATGGCACTGGCGCGGGAGATGGCCGCTTCATCGCCGCGTGCGTTGCAGTCTACTCGCCAGACCTTGAAGGCGGATTCGCTCAGCCACATCCGCAACGCCATCTCGCGCGAGAGCGCGGAGCAGGCTGCCCAGTTTGCGGGGCCGGACATGGCCGAGGGCGTGAAGGCCATGGCCGAAAGGCGGCTGCCGGTCTTTGAAGACTGA
- a CDS encoding MmgE/PrpD family protein, protein MEPDHTIDKTADSTGFTRALAGWISSVDDAALGAPAFAWARHAMLDWIAVTVAAAREPLVEMLVAEYAGSRDLPCALVGSPLRADVAQAALINGAAGHALDFDDVASAMHGHPTVPVAPAALAVAQAAGASGKDLLRALTLGHEVESRVGEVVGAEQYRLGLHPTGTTGTLGAAAACARLGGLDPERTAHALGLAATQAAGLKCMFGTMAKPLHAGKAAMNGVMAARLAARGFTANASGIECEQGFGRTQAPAAPAFPATFERRAGMAIERTLFKFHASCYLTHSTIEAVRQVCREHRIDLDALESMTISVSGPHRGVCDIANPQTGLEIKFAIQHLAALAMDGAPTASLALYSPETALAPRYVRARQRIALQVVPGPDRNAATVEILTRDGRTLRAQANVAVPAADLAMQWRRLVDKAQAIVVPRIGAAKFAKLVSVVDTLDRLPSVDPLFEAMQ, encoded by the coding sequence GTGGAACCTGACCATACCATCGACAAGACAGCGGACAGCACCGGCTTCACCCGGGCGCTGGCCGGCTGGATCAGCTCGGTCGACGATGCCGCGCTCGGCGCACCGGCTTTCGCCTGGGCGCGGCATGCCATGCTCGACTGGATCGCGGTGACCGTTGCCGCCGCCCGCGAGCCGCTGGTCGAAATGCTCGTCGCCGAATATGCCGGCTCGCGCGATTTGCCGTGCGCGCTGGTGGGCAGCCCGCTGCGCGCCGATGTGGCGCAGGCCGCGCTGATCAACGGCGCGGCCGGCCACGCCCTCGACTTCGACGACGTCGCCTCGGCGATGCACGGCCATCCGACCGTGCCCGTGGCGCCTGCCGCGCTGGCGGTGGCCCAGGCCGCCGGCGCCAGCGGCAAGGACTTGCTGCGCGCGCTGACACTGGGGCATGAAGTCGAAAGCCGCGTCGGCGAAGTGGTCGGCGCCGAGCAGTATCGCCTCGGGCTGCACCCGACCGGTACCACCGGCACGCTGGGCGCCGCCGCTGCCTGTGCGCGGCTGGGTGGACTAGATCCGGAGCGTACGGCCCACGCGCTCGGCCTCGCCGCGACGCAGGCAGCCGGGCTCAAATGCATGTTCGGCACCATGGCCAAGCCGCTGCACGCAGGCAAGGCCGCCATGAACGGCGTGATGGCGGCACGGCTGGCGGCACGCGGGTTCACCGCCAACGCCAGCGGCATCGAGTGCGAGCAGGGCTTCGGCCGCACCCAGGCGCCCGCCGCGCCGGCGTTCCCCGCCACGTTCGAGCGCCGCGCCGGCATGGCAATCGAACGCACCCTGTTCAAGTTCCATGCGTCCTGCTACCTCACGCACTCCACCATTGAAGCCGTGCGCCAGGTCTGCCGCGAGCACCGCATCGACCTGGATGCGCTCGAGTCGATGACCATTTCCGTGTCCGGTCCGCATCGTGGCGTGTGCGATATCGCCAATCCGCAGACCGGCCTGGAGATCAAGTTCGCGATCCAGCATCTTGCGGCGCTGGCGATGGACGGTGCGCCCACCGCGTCGCTCGCCCTGTATTCGCCCGAGACCGCGCTCGCGCCGCGCTATGTCAGGGCGCGGCAGCGGATCGCGCTGCAGGTGGTGCCCGGCCCGGACCGCAATGCGGCCACCGTCGAGATCCTGACGCGCGACGGCCGCACGCTGCGCGCGCAGGCCAATGTCGCGGTGCCGGCCGCGGACCTTGCCATGCAGTGGCGGCGCCTGGTCGACAAGGCGCAGGCCATCGTCGTGCCGCGCATCGGCGCGGCCAAGTTCGCGAAGCTGGTGTCGGTGGTCGACACGCTGGACCGGCTTCCTTCCGTCGACCCCTTGTTTGAGGCAATGCAATGA
- a CDS encoding IclR family transcriptional regulator, with amino-acid sequence MVKSANRVFDLLELFERVRRPLRVGEIAERLGIPQSSVSMLLRTMVARGYLEFDAQLRTYCPSVRVAFLCGWTTRKQGTGASVHDALRRLSSETGETVLLGRQSGNMLQYLSVIESSHALRLSVSSGTIRPMHRTAIGIMLMSRMEDEQIGRLLRRYSAEVAPGEPPVRTDEILRAVEQARRQGYYESASLASPGAGVIATLVATPIRGQWLGIGTGGPVARLHARRKKLLAAVLAVAQDC; translated from the coding sequence ATGGTCAAGTCGGCGAACCGGGTGTTCGATCTGCTGGAATTGTTCGAGCGGGTGCGCCGGCCCTTGCGCGTGGGCGAGATCGCCGAGCGCCTCGGCATTCCGCAGTCCAGTGTGTCGATGCTGCTGCGGACCATGGTGGCGCGTGGCTACCTGGAGTTCGACGCCCAGCTTCGAACCTATTGCCCGTCGGTCCGGGTCGCGTTCCTGTGCGGGTGGACCACCAGAAAACAGGGCACCGGCGCCTCGGTCCACGACGCCCTGCGCCGGCTGTCGAGCGAGACCGGCGAGACGGTGCTGCTGGGCCGCCAGAGCGGCAACATGCTGCAATACCTGTCCGTCATCGAATCCAGCCATGCGTTGCGCCTGTCGGTATCGTCGGGCACGATCCGGCCGATGCATCGCACCGCGATCGGCATCATGCTGATGAGCCGGATGGAGGACGAACAGATTGGGCGGCTGCTGCGGCGCTACAGCGCCGAGGTGGCCCCGGGCGAGCCGCCGGTGCGCACTGACGAGATCCTGCGCGCGGTGGAGCAGGCGCGCCGCCAGGGCTACTACGAGTCGGCCAGCCTGGCGTCGCCGGGGGCCGGTGTGATCGCCACGCTGGTGGCAACGCCCATACGCGGCCAGTGGCTCGGCATCGGCACCGGCGGCCCGGTTGCGCGCTTGCACGCACGCCGCAAGAAGCTGCTGGCGGCCGTGCTGGCGGTCGCGCAGGACTGCTGA
- a CDS encoding acyl-CoA dehydrogenase family protein, whose amino-acid sequence MDTLHITVGDLPPECEALREEARAFAKEHITKYSRVERAHNWAGRDPDFSRKMGEKGWLGMTWPTDAGGGGKSMLERYVMLEELLAVGAPMGTHWAADRQMGPLLIRYSRDKLAPKIIPQIRRGEAFICIGMSEPDSGSDLASIRTRGTRVEGGWKINGRKVWTSGAHHAHYMVALVRTSERGEDRHAGMSQIFIEMDRPGVTVRPIVSQLGTRIFNEVILDDVFVPDDHLVGEEGKGWSQVINELKYERSGAERFLSSTQLLLEMLDAAQADNRQQAVAIGKVIARYATLRQMSQGIALMMAEGQDPSLAASIVKDQGALLEQSLPDIAYEVFPDRLGDGSEFDQVLNLVTLAAPSFSLRGGTREILRGIIAKGLGLR is encoded by the coding sequence ATGGATACGTTGCACATCACGGTCGGGGACCTTCCACCCGAATGCGAGGCGCTCCGGGAAGAAGCAAGAGCCTTTGCCAAGGAACACATCACGAAGTATTCACGCGTCGAGCGGGCCCACAACTGGGCCGGCCGCGACCCGGATTTCTCCAGGAAGATGGGCGAGAAAGGGTGGCTCGGCATGACCTGGCCGACCGACGCCGGGGGCGGCGGAAAGAGCATGCTGGAGCGCTATGTGATGCTGGAAGAACTGCTGGCCGTCGGTGCCCCGATGGGCACGCACTGGGCCGCCGACCGGCAGATGGGGCCACTGCTCATCCGCTACAGCCGCGACAAGCTTGCTCCCAAAATCATCCCGCAGATCCGCCGGGGCGAGGCCTTCATCTGCATCGGCATGAGCGAGCCGGACTCGGGCTCGGACCTCGCCTCCATCCGTACCCGCGGCACCAGGGTGGAAGGCGGCTGGAAGATCAACGGCCGCAAGGTGTGGACATCGGGCGCGCACCACGCGCACTACATGGTGGCCCTGGTGCGCACCAGCGAGCGCGGCGAGGACCGCCACGCCGGCATGAGCCAGATCTTCATCGAGATGGACCGCCCCGGCGTGACGGTGCGGCCCATCGTCTCGCAGCTGGGCACGCGCATCTTCAACGAGGTGATCCTCGACGACGTGTTCGTGCCCGACGACCACCTGGTGGGCGAGGAGGGCAAGGGCTGGAGCCAGGTGATCAATGAACTGAAGTACGAGCGGTCGGGCGCGGAACGCTTTCTGAGCAGCACGCAGCTGCTGCTGGAGATGCTGGATGCGGCGCAGGCAGACAACCGTCAGCAGGCGGTGGCCATCGGCAAGGTGATCGCGCGCTATGCCACCTTGCGCCAGATGTCGCAGGGCATCGCGCTGATGATGGCCGAAGGGCAGGACCCGTCGCTGGCCGCCTCCATCGTCAAGGACCAGGGCGCGCTGCTGGAGCAGTCGCTGCCCGACATTGCCTACGAGGTATTCCCCGACCGGCTGGGCGACGGCAGCGAGTTCGACCAGGTGCTGAACCTGGTGACGCTGGCGGCGCCATCGTTCTCGCTGCGCGGGGGCACGCGAGAGATCTTGCGCGGGATTATTGCGAAAGGACTGGGGCTGAGATGA